In Tachysurus vachellii isolate PV-2020 chromosome 7, HZAU_Pvac_v1, whole genome shotgun sequence, the DNA window TggacataaatataaaccatataaaGCTACAGTCATAATCACTAAGAGACAAGAGAGCAAAATAAGCTATGCTCTGTGTCTactctgtcaatcacagcaacatcAGCCAATCGTAGGCATCTGTACGCTCAtttatgtggaagagggcagatctGTTTAGCTATCTTTTCTGTAACACAAGCTGAGCatcagtttaaaaaatgtgGTTGGTTTCTCATGTCAGGAGGAAGCACGAGTTGGTTGGTAGCCAGAAAAAATGCAATGCTCTAACACTATACCTGTCTGGCAGTCAGAAGAGACTCGTCTATCTCCTTCTTAAGCTCTCCGTTATCATCCAGTTCTCCTTTCTCCAGAGCATCAAGCCACTTCTCCTCCTCATCCATAGGGCCTTCCAAAAACGAATCGGTGTCCATGTCTGGCAGAGGAGAAGGCTCCAAGTTACTGTCCTCGTCTGGAACACCACGGAAACATTGGGACACTGCTTATGTATCACAGAGACCTTTTTACAAAACCTAGTATGCAGTAAGTATAATAAACTGACTGGAATAAAGATATTCATGCataaagttatatttaattgtatttgtatagcacttttaacaattaacaataataaaaattttttataatattttcaaagataaacgtttttatttatatttatccctaatgagcaagccatacaaataaactgctTTGTATCAAAGCACCAGTGAGAGCAGAAAAAAGTATCCAGTGAtacttaaaatgattaaattccCATAAAAAGGCCCTTTTGtctcaatgaaaaaaaaaaaagaaaggtgtcTCACTTAGAATGAGGAAACCTAAAGACTCACCGAGCCAGGCACGATACTGCTCAATAGGAACTCCCTCTGAAGgctcatcatcgtcatcatcgtcgtcCTCGTCGTCTTCATCATCAGAGTCCTCGTCGTCATCACTGTCCACGATCAGAGGAGACATCGAGCGAACAGCCTCCGGGATCACCGTGAAGGTTGGAACGCTGAAACGACAACATTTAACATCAGATCCCAGCAGTTGAGCAGATGTTGATGCAATCCTAGATTAGACTGCATTCTATCTCGGTTCTTATCAAATgaagaaaagtaaacaaatccCTTACCTCTTGGTGCCCAGTGTTTGCCCTCCTAATTTGATCTTCAGCTTCAGCTGTGGAGGCTTCAGCACGATGCCGGAGTCTGACTCCAGAGCCTCAGATGAGAAGCTGTGACCATCGTCACGGTGGTGCTTCTTCTtatgtttcttgtgttttttgtgcttCTTCCTGTGGGCATTGTATTCATCATCATCccctgaaaaaacaacaacacacaaatcCAGTCAACTATATAATCTTTCGGTTGAACTTTGCTCATATTTACACTGTACATCCAGGGGGAGCTCATTTATCACGTCTGAGGTCCATAGATCAAGCTGTTGCTAACTGATTTTTAAGCTCAAATGAGTTAATAAACAAGGACATTTATGTGATTGTGCAAATTTAAACAACAGCATAACATTTTAAGTGCAAGGAGGTGCAGCAGGCAGTGATTTGAGCTTCAGACTCGCAGGTTATAGACTGTGTGGAGTTACacgtgtgggtttcctctgggttcctcGCCGGTGCATGGActatgctaaattgcccctagttgGGAATGTAAAATACCATACGAGTTCCAAGATGACAGGCTTCTATAATACACCAGCCacccttttatttatatatcaaataaaaatatataaaaagtcttgaattattttctattctCACTATCTGTTAATGctcagatagatggatagattcCCTTTCTGAGTTTGTTTCCTCTTAAGGAATTCATTCTAACATATTCTCATATCATATCCTCCAGTTTGCTCATTAAAAGTTTActtactgaatttatatatttctgtaaataaatatcgTGACATTGTCCATTATTAAGCACTATACAGATTAAATTCAACTGGTACTGTTATTAATACATTGCATACGGTTGTGATGGTCTCATTTACCttaaccagagtgacttacatttgtaTCTCATCCtattcaactgagcaattgggggttaagggccttgctcagggggccAAGTgttggcagtttggtggacctgggattcaaacttgcaACCTTCCGATCGTTAGTCCAGCACCTAAACCACCTGACAGATGCCACGCCTCGCTGACTACTTGAATAATTGTGATGGGTTTGTGTGCACGGTGCCCCGAGATTGTCTGGTGTCACATCCAGGGTGTTTTCCCACCTCATGCACAGTTTTCAGGACAGATCCACagtgaccctgaacaggataaaatggtttgtttgcatgtttgtttgtatgaatgaatgaatgaatctctaGTGCAATCATAATGCTTGTTATAATAACTGCAACTACTGCAGTCTGAGATTCTGAAAATCCCTGATTTTACGGCAGTGGTTTAAATGCCAGACTACTGGCCCCTGAACAAACCCTTATCCCTCAACTGTTAaactgtataaatgaaataaatgtaattaataataataataataagaatacattttatttaaaggcgcctttctgaacactcaaggtcaccgtacaaaaaacaacaaagacaatccaaatcgaatagctacattgcgatacaaattagaccagcagtacaaattatgctgtagaataagctaaactaaacagatgagttttaagctgagatttaaatagTGAAAGAGAATCAATATTACGgagttcagatggaagtgagttccagagctgaggtgcagagtaaccgaaagctctattccccatagttacaagacggacagagggaacaatgaaatgagtggaagaagaagatctaagagtacgagtttgttttggagtatgaagaagatcaagaagatatgaaggtgcaagattgtggatagctttaaatgttagaagaagaattttatacttaatacgaaaaataatgggaagccagtgaag includes these proteins:
- the ino80b gene encoding INO80 complex subunit B isoform X2, producing the protein MRYKWDDDEYNAHRKKHKKHKKHKKKHHRDDGHSFSSEALESDSGIVLKPPQLKLKIKLGGQTLGTKSVPTFTVIPEAVRSMSPLIVDSDDDEDSDDEDDEDDDDDDDEPSEGVPIEQYRAWLDEDSNLEPSPLPDMDTDSFLEGPMDEEEKWLDALEKGELDDNGELKKEIDESLLTARQKALLHKQQIQPLFELPMGYKEKELTAEMLQKREERARKRRLQAAKKAEENKNQTIERLTKTSKAKIKSTKERKAKHLQVPMVRYLDNAQGAVISFPVGVAAPAPTPPCPLPPTPVSCGVTGCSNLKKYSCSKTGTPLCSLDCYRKNLMLIESAS
- the ino80b gene encoding INO80 complex subunit B isoform X1, which translates into the protein MGKRKDMMIHPRFFVGDDDEYNAHRKKHKKHKKHKKKHHRDDGHSFSSEALESDSGIVLKPPQLKLKIKLGGQTLGTKSVPTFTVIPEAVRSMSPLIVDSDDDEDSDDEDDEDDDDDDDEPSEGVPIEQYRAWLDEDSNLEPSPLPDMDTDSFLEGPMDEEEKWLDALEKGELDDNGELKKEIDESLLTARQKALLHKQQIQPLFELPMGYKEKELTAEMLQKREERARKRRLQAAKKAEENKNQTIERLTKTSKAKIKSTKERKAKHLQVPMVRYLDNAQGAVISFPVGVAAPAPTPPCPLPPTPVSCGVTGCSNLKKYSCSKTGTPLCSLDCYRKNLMLIESAS